ACTGTAACTTCATCTTTTGTCTACATGCTTACAATGGAATTTATGGGGATTTTACAGTGTATACTTTTCAATGTAATTCCATCATTTCTTTATTCTGGAATTTATGGGAATTTTACACTGGAATTTTCTAGGTGCAAGAGTAGTTTACATGGGGATTTACACTCTAATTTTCTGGGATTTACACTGGAATTTTGACTAGTTTACACTGGAAATTTACACTGTAATTTTCTGGGATTTTACACTGGAATTTTGACTAGTTAACATGGGGATTTACACTGTAATTTCTGGGATTTACACTGGAAATTGACTGGTTTTACATGGGGATTTACACTGTAATTTTTTGGGATTTTACACTGGAATTTTGACTAGTTTACATGGGGATTTACACTGTAATTTCTGGGATTTACACTGAAAATTGACTGGTTTTACATGGGGATTTACACTGTAAAATTCTAGGATTTACACTGGAAATTAACTAGGTTCCTGAAATGTTTTCTGATGTCTATGATTCACACTGTAATTTTTGTGTATTTACAATGTATAATTTACACTGGAATTTATGGGGAATTTACAGTGTAATCTGTTAGGAACAAGACTAGTTACATGGGGATTTACACTGTAATTTTCTGGTTTTTTACACTATGGAATTTTCTGGGATGTTCTCTGATGTTGATCTATTTGTTTTGTACATGAAGGAAACTCCTTCAGTTTTTGTTCTTGCAAGAGGTGAAGAGAGATGATGGATGAGGGAGTTGGTGTTCGACTGTTTTTGCTGACCTGTAGATGATCGTGTTGTTGATCTCCCTGCTGCTTCTCCTCAGGTACATTTCCCTCCCCGAATTTTGTGTttgctcttccttcttctcctcctccccgATCTGCCATGGCTGCCTCTCCCATGGGCGGCTCCCAGATTTGTTCTAGCCCTGTTTTGTGGAGGGGCTTGGTCTTTGCATGCGTTGCAAACTTGCCGGCATGTGCTATGTGGTCCCCTGATCGGGAGGGGGGTTCGTTTGTCCAGGACGAACCGCGTGAGATGTTTACCCGACCCGTTTAGGTGTTCTTTTCTGTTCTTTGGTGATTTTGCTGCTAATACAGATGTATTGTGTTGATTGGTCGGGAAATTTGACTGTTTTCGAATTGAAAAACAGTCAAATGTCAAATAGACAGTCCCAAAATTAAAGCTAGTTAGTAAGTATACATGTATTGGTTAATCAATCATGGTACGCACTGCACCATAGTGTATAACAGTATATGTCAACTCATCTAATTGCATACAAGCAGCAATGGAGCAGCGGAATAATGAAACATGGTGAGGGATGGAGTGATGAGTTAATGATCCCTCCCCGCCTCCGACTGCGGGAGGAGCCCCGGGATGAAGGGCACGCCGTACTTGGGGATGAACTGCTCGCCCTGGATGAAGGCTTCGACGGTGTACTCCTTCTGCGCGTCGGCGTAGGTGACAGTCTTGATGCCGCCCCACTTGGCGCGCTGGCTCATGTCGGCGCCGGGCCCGGTGTTCTCCACCTCGGCGTAGAAGAGGGTCTCGAGGGCGAAGTCGCCGTTCCACTCGAGCCAGCCCTTGGGGTCGATGAAGGCGCCGATCTCGTTCTGGATGTAGATGGTCCTGGAGTACTCCTTCCATGGGCGCGCCAGGTAGGTCTTGATCTTGCCCGTCGAGTCCTTGAAGTCGGGGTGCGGCTCGATGGTGTTGTTGTGCATGACGGTGCCCCCGACGGAGCGCTTCTCGCGGCGCCCTTGCGCGGTGATGATGTTGAGCTGATTGTCCATGGGCTTGCGCGGCAGGATGAGGCAGTTCTGGATGACCACCTGGGAGTTGCCGAAGATGAAGTCGATGGTGCCGGTGATGGTGCAGTCGCGGAAGAACTGCCGTTGCGCGTGGGTGTAGAGCGTGTCTTGGTACCCGTCGAAGTAGCACTGGTAGAAGACGGCCTGGTCGCTCTGCACCCGCAGCGCCACGGCCTGGTGGTTCTCGGCCCCCGCCGTGTTCTCCACCCTCACGCCCTTCATGAAGAAGCCGTTCCCGATCGCCTCTGCATGCACGCGCGCATTTCCTCCGTTATCAGTACAGTTTGTTTTGCTTTGGTTGATCGTGCGTCTGTGATGACttggtcaatctcaagatgatggcCCGGCTTAGTCTCTCAAAGCTAGATGCTCATGTatagaggtagggtgtgcgtgcgtTCATACTTCATAGGGGTGATCGAGTGTATGAGCGTCTACATCTATCTATATGTGTTTAAAAAAATGACGTACCCATGGTTGCGGTGTCCTTGGTGGTGATGTTCATCTTGAAGTTCTTGTTGCCGGTGATGATGGTCTTGTCGTCACCGTCGCCGATGACGACGAGGTTGGTGATGGGGCGGCCGACGGAGACGTACTCCTTGTAGGTGCCGGCCTTGATGTACATGACGTACATGGAGGCGCTCTTGGGCGGCACCTTTGCGAGCGCCTCCTTGATGGTCTTGAAGTCGCCGCTGCCGTCAGCGGCGACGGTGACGTTGGGCTTGAACTCGGGCGCGGAGGGCTCGGCCTCCAGCAGCCGCCTCTTGCCGTCGTTCATCCAGTAAGGCATGCCGTCCTCCTCCCCTAGCAGCCTCCTCCCGATGTTGAGGCTGCCGAGCGACGCCGAGAACTGGTCGACCACGGCGAGGATGTCCTCCGTGAGCTCCTGGGAGGCGTTGAGCGCGCCGCGCATCTTGGCGGCGGCGTCGGTGGTGGTGTTGGCGAAGCCGTCGAGGCAGGTCTCCTGGTAGGTGAGCGCGGCGCTGAGCCAGGTCTTGAGGTCGGCGGCGGCCTTGTTGAAGTCGGTCATCTCGAAGCCGCCGAGGCGGTCGAAGGTGGTCTTGAGGTCCTCGATGGCGTACTCCAGCAGCTCCTTGCAGTTCTCGAGGGCCCCCGACGTGCGCGGGTCGCTCTTGAGCTCCTCCAGGGTGGCCGACTCGCTGATGGCCTTCCTGATCTTCTCCGAGGTCACCTCGAAGATGGCCTTGGCGAGCTCCGTCGGCGACGTGGCGTTGCCGCCCACCTTGGTCAGCTCCGCCTCGCACGTCTCCTTGTAGTCCATGGGCTGGCAGAAGGCCTTGACGGACTTGACGGAGGTGGTGAGCTCCCCATCGCCCTTGTCGCCGCCGTTGCCCTTGAAGGACACGACGCACACGGCGGCGACGACCGCCACCACCAGGACGGTCGACGCGCCGATGATCGCACCTTTACTCATGGTGTCGGGGCGGGTGGAGTCCGGCCAGGTCCCTGTACTGGAAAGCGCGGAGAGACGCAGGAGACAGCTTTTAACGAGCGGCGACCTAGCCGGCGAGGTAAAGAAATGGATGGACCGACGACGCCGGAGCTGGGAAGGCGGCGAGGTGTACGGAGAGTCGCACGACGAAAATAGATGGTCGGCTCCGCCCCTCGGGTACACGCAACCGCAAGCATGCATGTGCCGAAGTGTCACGTGTGCATGGGGTAGGTGGTTATCTACACTCACTCGGATACACCAAATCCGACCTCTTAAATGCCTACATACGCGTGTGCGGACAATGACCGATCGTACCTCAGATAATCTCATTCATAACCGAACACCTCAATTAAGAAACCACAAATTCATAAAATTACATGCAACATGAAATCTAATCTAAACGGAGCTCATCCAGCTCCGCCGTGTCCATGTCCggcggccggctgcgcccctcgaAGTGTTTCTTTGGTCGCTGGTGAGGTAGAGTGGGACACGGGACACGCACCGGCTTATGGGACTCGAGGCGCCGCCGTCTttcatgccctactcttcctcgtcggagcttaTCGCATGCACGTTACCGGTGGATATGAGGTCAACAACGAATCCGTCGTTGTCGGAGGCCACGTCCACCAGGATCGAGTCAACGACGACCTGCCTCTAGCGAGGCAACGACGACCTGCCTCTAGCGAGGCACCACCTCTAGCGAGGCAACGACGACCTGCCTCGTGCCGGATCCACACACCATTTGGGTGGACAGGATGGATTCGCGACGGATCGAGTCCGACCGCTGTTGGGCATTCTCCTTGGCGGCACGGCAGAGTGCAATGCGGATGGTCATCTCCACCTCGGTGTTGACTGAGAGATGAGGTCCCAGTTCACGAATCAACTGACAAAGGACTtggatccgctgcccgccatgccgaAGAAGGCCGGAGATCGCCGGACGGGAGCTTGGATGGAGGAGTGGACTGGAGGACAGTGGAGCGAAGTGGCTAAGGTTTGGTCCGGGGAGCGGATGAGAACGAATATATTTGGGTCGGGATGGGTCAGCATGGGCCGGATCCGACGTGGGGGGCGCGTTCGGTCGTTTCCGGTCCTCCTATATGCCCTGAGTTTGGGCTGGACATGAGGCGTGTCGGTTAGTCCGAGTATTTGAGGCCGGTTTGAGGCGTCAGCCCGGTCGTTTGAGAGTGTTTGAAATGCCCGCCCGTAGATGCTCTTAGCGTATTATGTATGCCCCGTACTGTGTGTTTTTTAGTGTGTATGTGTATTCTGTGTGCCTCGTACTGTATATGTTTAGTGTGTATGCCTCCTATTTAAAGCCATGTCTTAACATTAAAATAATCCAAATGCTTGTTCTTGCAGCTACATGATATTGTTGATGGGAGGATACACTCTTCACATTGTCTATATATGCGTAGTTTTCCTGTTAGCTGCAAGTGATGGACTTCGCATATACTCCCT
This region of Triticum aestivum cultivar Chinese Spring chromosome 2D, IWGSC CS RefSeq v2.1, whole genome shotgun sequence genomic DNA includes:
- the LOC123051443 gene encoding probable pectinesterase/pectinesterase inhibitor 21, whose protein sequence is MSKGAIIGASTVLVVAVVAAVCVVSFKGNGGDKGDGELTTSVKSVKAFCQPMDYKETCEAELTKVGGNATSPTELAKAIFEVTSEKIRKAISESATLEELKSDPRTSGALENCKELLEYAIEDLKTTFDRLGGFEMTDFNKAAADLKTWLSAALTYQETCLDGFANTTTDAAAKMRGALNASQELTEDILAVVDQFSASLGSLNIGRRLLGEEDGMPYWMNDGKRRLLEAEPSAPEFKPNVTVAADGSGDFKTIKEALAKVPPKSASMYVMYIKAGTYKEYVSVGRPITNLVVIGDGDDKTIITGNKNFKMNITTKDTATMEAIGNGFFMKGVRVENTAGAENHQAVALRVQSDQAVFYQCYFDGYQDTLYTHAQRQFFRDCTITGTIDFIFGNSQVVIQNCLILPRKPMDNQLNIITAQGRREKRSVGGTVMHNNTIEPHPDFKDSTGKIKTYLARPWKEYSRTIYIQNEIGAFIDPKGWLEWNGDFALETLFYAEVENTGPGADMSQRAKWGGIKTVTYADAQKEYTVEAFIQGEQFIPKYGVPFIPGLLPQSEAGRDH